In the genome of Syngnathoides biaculeatus isolate LvHL_M chromosome 14, ASM1980259v1, whole genome shotgun sequence, one region contains:
- the nup160 gene encoding nuclear pore complex protein Nup160, which translates to MAGSLGGSLMEVCVFEREAVQGFREVQIKIASAAAPGAVKFADSAGAFHYDGGGGNLNSVTSNRFITWSASGDAVELVERWLDGNLLNNAVRLRFAHCRVVPGGVAVAETPDGVVVLVATDRSVHRVPLPHPKRMYRSDVATELHMQSVLTDVASLNLEDSLHAAAIPAAFTPAGGAAVAWLTPEGDAHYALASPTGGVVVVTLPANALQGGVSVSELKRSSVMRRLSGWIPSAMRGDRSASDCVASVAARALDDDSLVVAVCHDHKLRVWSLKDEVCVLEADMLDYVPLSAGVKRGGAAGSGHRVRLTSCAASGLRLAVYVAAPRGGQFVVLQLLAADGERFGLERVSSLFSAQENLVDFALTSADLWALWLDDANNNVVKYVNFEQNESGQWNEVFVQPPPEEEVHIAEDRDPRETYLDAIFSPLRFTPAAVVKALQIFRRGPSVLPDVSWEGLKKEVTLAVQNELQSSVTEFEFSQEEYRHLQVEFWSKLYACCLQYQEVLATPLAISVSPRSHMACLLKKGFVSFLLPCFAVDHLYLTSDDFFPSGDDTLLAEESSLSADVAALLSCLRLLRGGVSFEMADHIEKALRYAESPETTANIILDKMLAHDNQNLMEQIECKLQDVRNLTAAVSVMLREVDLETDLEFGEGPVSPGASVSVRQLYSSATAVSLVCQALSHMSRTRMLLCRDMLLLLKISLRHEQSVLSGGGSQLLQIQQEAVVRTSQLLSSYFLLEHVSRSVNVPVADDAIDANLQQLNALHLNDAPALTNYNAGVGCQSAVEMFYQSSGRKLIIRHLFSQSAVVNWSDTMANVVQLLAQLLWPGNPTFHFPECLMANCQYTQLQDYVRLISPWCQVNAGSCRFMLAQCYLASGEGHKALQCFLEAVTEVEQEEFLMRLTGAEDARAAEAPSRPVLHYYNKVLRLLEDVGLPELVIQLATLALVEAADDVSSQAALWTRIFKHHLDLGHNTEAYQALIQNPDSSTQLDCLRQLVVVLCERAQLHDLVHFPYFNLHDEVVAIVESRARAVDLLRHNYYELLYAFHICRHNYRKAGTVMLELALRLSREVGSVRSLKKQVNCFLAAINCMRLIRPEYAWMVLPVPQSERPGASPKRNLDGDFVAPPVKRQVEILELADLERELTTAECRLALAQHRPRAGAAAGAADPRELLRLLLDAGLFMCARRLCDVSRLPLGSLFDALTFRCIKLQFGGEEAQNEAWLWLAANQLPSVVNTKECSAADEAWRLLSWFLSEFPTDGALHRRQVLVQLLSHGVPAPDWLLKSYKEVDPPALLRLYLNFDLLDAAADLVMEYVDALLGRGHSRFGVKAPLSACSPSVWLPYTAIDQLMATLKNAQSNRALYDKLRDKLAAYHKTVEQTTKIRLASR; encoded by the exons ATGGCGGGGTCGCTGGGTGGAAGCCTGATGGAAGTTTGTGTATTTGAGCGGGAAGCCGTCCAAGGGTTCCGAGAGGTCCAAATCAAAATTG CTTCGGCGGCTGCTCCGGGAGCAGTGAAATTTGCGGACTCTGCCGGAGCGTTCCActacgacggcggcggcgggaaCCTGAATTCGGTCACCAGCAACAGATTCATCACGTG GAGCGCGTCGGGCGACGCGGTGGAGCTGGTGGAGCGTTGGTTGGACGGCAACCTACTGAACAACGCCGTTCGACTGCGCTTCGCTCACTGCCGCGTGGTGCCGGGGGGCGTCGCCGTCGCCGAGACCcccgacggcgtcgtcgtcctcgtcgccACCGATCGGAGCGTTCATAGGGTGCCGCTGCCGCACCCGAAGCGCATGTATCGCAGC GATGTGGCGACGGAGCTCCACATGCAGTCGGTGTTGACGGACGTAGCCAGCCTGAACCTGGAGGACTCGCTTCACGCCGCCGCCATCCCCGCCGCGTTCACCCCCGCCGGCGGTGCCGCCGTCGCGTGGCTGACGCCGGAGGGGGACGCGCACTACGCCTTGGCGTCGCCCACGGGGGGCGTGGTGGTTGTCACGCTACCCGCAAACGCGCTGCAAG GGGGCGTGTCCGTGTCGGAGCTGAAGAGGAGTTCCGTGATGCGGCGGTTGTCTGGGTGGATCCCGAGCGCCATGCGCGGCGACCGCAGCGCTTCGGACTGCGTGGCGAGCGTGGCAGCGCGGGCGCTGGACGACGACTCGCTGGTGGTGGCCGTGTGTCACGACCACAAACTGCGCGTGTGGTCCCTCAAG GATGAGGTGTGCGTGTTGGAGGCGGACATGTTGGACTACGTGCCGCTGTCGGCGGGCGTGAAGCGAGGGGGCGCGGCGGGCTCGGGCCACCGCGTGCGCCTGACCTCTTGCGCGGCGTCCGGTCTGCGGCTGGCCGTGTACGTGGCGGCGCCCCGCGGAGGCCAGTTCGTGGTGCTGCAGCTGCTGGCCGCGGACGGCGAGCGCTTCGGCCTGGAGCGCGTCTCGTCGCTCTTCTCCGCTCAG GAGAATCTGGTGGACTTTGCGCTGACCTCCGCTGACCTTTGGGCGCTGTGGCTGGACGACGCCAACAACAACGTCGTCAAATACGTCAACTTTGAACA GAATGAATCGGGCCAGTGGAATGAGGTGTTTGTTCAGCCGCCTCCCGAAGAGGAAGTCCACATCGCCGAGGACCGCGACCCACGT GAAACCTACTTGGACGCCATCTTCTCTCCGCTTCGTTTCACGCCGGCGGCCGTCGTCAAAGCTCTGCAG ATCTTCCGCCGAGGTCCGAGCGTCCTCCCCGACGTGTCCTGGGAGGGACTGAAGAAGGAAGTCACGCTGGCCGTCCAGAACGAG CTCCAGAGCAGCGTGACGGAGTTTGAGTTTTCCCAGGAGGAGTATCGCCACCTTCAGGTGGAGTTCTGGTCCAAGTTGTACGCGTGCTGCCTCCAGTACCAGGAGGTTCTGGCCACGCCCCTGGCCATCAGCGTCAGTCCTCGCAGTCACATGGCGTGCCTGCTcaagaag GGTTTCGTTTCCTTCCTGCTGCCGTGTTTCGCCGTGGACCATCTCTACCTGACGTCCGACGACTTTTTCCCGTCCGGAGACGACACTCTGCTCGCTGAGG AGTCGTCGTTGAGCGCCGACGTGGCCGCGCTGTTGTCGTGTTTGCGTCTGCTGAGGGGCGGCGTGTCCTTCGAGATGGCGGACCACATCGAGAAAGCGCTCCGATACGCCGAGTCGCCCGAGACCACCGCCAACATCATCTTGGACAAAATGTTGGCGCACGACAA TCAAAATCTGATGGAGCAGATTGAGTGCAAACTGCAGGACGTTCGCAACCTGACGGCGGCCGTGTCGGTTATGCTGAGGGAGGTGGACCTGGAGACGGATCTGGAGTTCGGAGAAGGTCCCGTCTCACCGG GTGCGAGCGTGAGCGTGCGCCAGTTGTACTCCAGCGCCACCGCCGTGTCGCTGGTGTGCCAAGCGCTGAGTCACATGAGCAGAACTCGGATGCTGCTCTGCAGGGACatgctcctcctcctcaagATCTCCCTTCGCCACGAACAATCC GTGTTGTCGGGCGGAGGCTCGCAGCTGCTTCAGATCCAGCAGGAAGCCGTCGTGCGCACGTCTCAGCTCTTGTCGTCGTACTTCCTGCTCGAGCACGTCAGCCGGAGCGTCAACGTGCCGGTCGCCGACGACGCCAT agaCGCCAACCTGCAGCAGCTCAACGCCTTGCACCTGAACGACGCCCCCGCGCTCACCAACTACAACGCAG GGGTCGGCTGCCAGTCGGCGGTGGAGATGTTCTACCAGAGCAGCGGCCGCAAGCTGATCATCCGCCACCTGTTCTCCCAGAGCGCCGTCGTCAACTGGAGCGACACGATGGCGAACGTGGTCCAGCTGCTCGCTCAGCTGCT CTGGCCCGGCAACCCGACGTTCCACTTCCCGGAATGCCTCATGGCCAACTGCCAGTACACGCAGTTGCAG GACTACGTGCGTCTGATCAGTCCGTGGTGTCAGGTGAACGCTGGCTCCTGTCGTTTCATGTTAGCTCAATGCTACCTGGCCAGCGGCGAGGGTCACAAG GCCCTGCAGTGTTTCCTGGAAGCCGTCACTGAGGTAGAGCAGGAAGAATTTCTCATGAGGCTGACCGGCGCCGAGGACGCCCGAGCGGCTGAAGCCCCGTCCAGGCCCGTGCTGCATTACTACAACAAG GTGCTGCGTCTGCTGGAGGACGTTGGCCTGCCGGAACTCGTGATCCAGTTAGCGACGTTAGCGTTGGTGGAGGCTGCCGACGATGTCAGCAGTCAG GCGGCCTTGTGGACCAGAATCTTCAAGCATCACCTGGACCTGGGACACAACACTGAAGCTTACCAGGCTTTGATTCAGAACCCGGACTCCAGCAC gcAGCTGGACTGCCTCCGGCAGCTGGTGGTGGTTCTGTGCGAAAGAGCTCAGCTTCACGACCTGGTCCACTTCCCTTACTTCAACCTGCACGACGAG GTGGTGGCAATCGTCGAATCGCGGGCCAGGGCCGTCGACCTCCTCAGGCACAACTACTACGAGCTCCTGTACGCCTTCCACATCTGCAGgcacaactacaggaaag cgggTACGGTGATGCTGGAGCTGGCGCTGCGTCTGAGTCGCGAGGTGGGTTCCGTGCGCAGCCTGAAGAAGCAGGTGAACTGCTTCCTCGCCGCCATCAACTGCATGCGCCTCATCAGACCCGAGTACGCGTGGATGGTTCTGCCCGTCCCGCAG TCTGAGCGTCCGGGAGCGTCTCCCAAACGGAATTTGGACGGAGACTTTGTGGCCCCCCCAG TTAAGCGGCAGGTGGAAATTCTGGAGCTGGCCGACCTGGAGAGAGAACTCACGACGGCCGAGTGTCGACTGGCGCTGGCGCAGCATCGGCCGCGGGCCGGCGCCGCGGCAG GCGCCGCGGACCCGCGCGAGCTGCTGCGCCTCCTGCTGGACGCCGGCCTGTTCATGTGCGCTCGGCGGCTGTGCGACGTCTCCCGGCTGCCGCTGGGATCCCTGTTCGATGCCCTGACCTTCAG GTGCATCAAGCTCCAGTTCGGCGGGGAGGAGGCTCAAAACGAGGCGTGGCTGTGGCTGGCGGCCAATCAGCTGCCGTCCGTGGTCAACACCAAAGAGTGCAG CGCGGCGGACGAGGCCTGGCGTCTCCTGTCCTGGTTCCTTTCGGAGTTCCCGACGGACGGCGCCCTTCACCGGCGCCAAGTTCTGGTGCAGCTGCTGTCGCACGGCGTGCCGGCGCCCGATTGGCTGCTCAAGTCCTACAAA